A window of the Bacteroidota bacterium genome harbors these coding sequences:
- a CDS encoding N-acetylmuramic acid 6-phosphate etherase: protein MKKITEIDSHYDHLEKMDVKKLLVSINKEDQTVPRAVQKAIPAIEKLVKVIVSKLKTGGRLFYIGSGTSGRLGIVDASECPPTYGVEHGKVIGLIAGGDKAIRKAVEFAEDNLEQGWKDLKANKISKKDVVIGITASGTTPYVVGALKKCNANKIITACITCNPGRPVALTAKYPVVVVVGPEFVTGSTRMKSGTAQKLVLNMISSTVMIKLGRVRGNKMVDMHLSNNKLVERGTKMIMRELKLPYSSAKKLLLKYGSVRRALRGKN, encoded by the coding sequence ATGAAAAAGATTACTGAAATAGATTCTCACTACGACCATCTTGAAAAGATGGATGTGAAAAAACTTCTTGTCAGTATAAATAAGGAAGACCAAACTGTTCCCCGCGCTGTTCAGAAAGCGATTCCCGCTATAGAAAAATTAGTAAAAGTAATTGTAAGCAAACTAAAAACTGGCGGACGATTATTTTACATTGGCTCAGGAACAAGCGGACGATTGGGAATTGTAGATGCATCGGAATGCCCGCCAACCTATGGAGTGGAACACGGAAAAGTAATTGGACTTATCGCAGGTGGAGATAAAGCAATTAGAAAAGCAGTTGAGTTTGCTGAAGATAATTTGGAACAAGGTTGGAAAGATTTAAAAGCAAATAAAATTTCTAAAAAAGATGTTGTGATTGGAATTACCGCAAGCGGAACAACGCCTTATGTAGTTGGTGCGTTGAAAAAATGCAACGCAAATAAAATTATTACTGCTTGCATCACTTGCAATCCCGGCAGGCCGGTTGCGCTCACAGCAAAATATCCGGTTGTAGTTGTTGTCGGTCCGGAATTTGTAACCGGAAGCACACGAATGAAAAGCGGCACCGCACAGAAATTAGTTTTGAATATGATTTCTTCCACGGTGATGATAAAACTCGGGCGTGTGCGAGGAAATAAAATGGTGGACATGCATCTCTCGAACAACAAACTGGTAGAGCGCGGAACAAAAATGATTATGCGCGAACTTAAACTCCCCTACTCTTCTGCGAAAAAATTACTTTTAAAATATGGAAGTGTGAGGAGAGCGCTGAGAGGAAAAAATTAA
- a CDS encoding pyridoxal phosphate-dependent aminotransferase encodes MPKISHKAKQMPASPIRKLVPYAEQAKKMGRKVYHLNIGQPDIETPETMLNAIKNFSPKVVEYSHSAGIESYRRKLAGYYKKHSINIDFSDIIITTGGSEAIEIAMMTCLNEGDEIIIPEPFYANYNGFSTRAGVVVKPVRSNIESGFALPSITKFEKVITKKTKAIMICNPNNPTGYLYSREELEALRDLVLKHDLFLFADEVYREFCYDGEEHFSVMRLKGIENNVILLDSVSKRYSACGARIGALISKNKDVMAYALKFAQARLSPPTFGQVAAEAAIDTPQSYFDKVKKEYVARRDYVIDALNKIEGVFCPKPAGAFYCIVRLPVDDADNFCQWLLEKFEYKNQTVMLAPATGFYFTPGAGKDEVRIAYVLKIEDLKNAMKCLEEALKVYLGRKVTERVKEKAI; translated from the coding sequence ATGCCAAAAATTTCTCACAAAGCGAAGCAAATGCCTGCATCTCCCATCCGCAAACTGGTTCCGTATGCAGAGCAGGCAAAAAAAATGGGAAGAAAAGTTTATCATTTAAACATTGGTCAGCCGGATATTGAAACTCCCGAAACAATGCTGAACGCTATTAAAAATTTTTCACCGAAAGTAGTGGAGTATTCTCACAGCGCAGGAATTGAAAGTTACCGAAGAAAACTTGCAGGGTATTACAAGAAGCACAGCATTAACATAGATTTTTCCGACATCATTATTACTACAGGCGGCTCGGAAGCAATTGAAATTGCAATGATGACTTGCCTGAACGAAGGAGATGAAATAATTATTCCCGAACCTTTTTACGCAAACTATAATGGATTTTCCACGCGGGCAGGAGTGGTGGTGAAGCCGGTTCGTTCTAATATTGAAAGCGGTTTTGCTCTTCCTTCCATTACCAAGTTTGAAAAAGTGATTACGAAGAAAACAAAAGCAATTATGATTTGCAATCCGAATAATCCAACCGGTTATTTATATTCCAGAGAAGAGTTGGAAGCGCTTCGCGATTTAGTTCTCAAGCACGATTTATTTTTATTTGCCGATGAAGTTTACCGTGAATTCTGCTATGATGGCGAAGAACATTTTTCTGTGATGCGTTTGAAAGGAATTGAAAACAATGTCATCCTTCTCGATTCCGTTTCGAAAAGATATTCCGCCTGCGGTGCAAGGATTGGCGCGCTCATTTCTAAAAACAAAGATGTGATGGCGTATGCTTTGAAGTTTGCGCAGGCGAGATTGAGTCCGCCAACTTTCGGACAAGTTGCAGCCGAAGCTGCCATTGATACTCCGCAATCTTATTTTGACAAAGTGAAAAAAGAATATGTTGCACGAAGAGATTATGTGATTGATGCGCTGAATAAAATTGAAGGAGTGTTTTGCCCGAAACCTGCCGGAGCATTTTACTGCATTGTGCGCCTGCCGGTTGATGACGCAGATAATTTTTGCCAGTGGCTTCTTGAAAAGTTCGAATACAAAAACCAAACGGTGATGCTTGCTCCCGCAACAGGATTTTATTTTACTCCTGGTGCAGGCAAAGATGAAGTGCGCATTGCTTACGTGTTAAAGATTGAAGATTTGAAAAATGCGATGAAGTGTTTAGAGGAAGCACTGAAAGTTTATCTGGGAAGAAAAGTAACCGAACGGGTGAAAGAGAAAGCAATTTAA
- a CDS encoding DUF1573 domain-containing protein, which produces MYGIFFFFFVILSGVEATAQEKKSGAFLKIKNPKYNFGFVKQGTTVKIEYEFTNSGTDTLRISTIEVTCGCTVGDFPHYPIKPGDSGIILLTFNTKEKYDRQDRTVDVISNASNSPTKLRFKGVIQENKSEKKSNR; this is translated from the coding sequence TTGTACGGGATATTTTTTTTCTTTTTTGTCATTCTGAGCGGAGTCGAAGCAACCGCACAGGAAAAAAAATCAGGCGCATTTCTTAAAATTAAAAATCCAAAATACAATTTTGGTTTTGTAAAGCAGGGAACCACCGTGAAAATTGAATATGAGTTTACGAATTCAGGAACGGATACTCTTCGCATTTCAACTATAGAAGTTACCTGCGGATGCACGGTAGGAGATTTTCCGCATTACCCGATTAAGCCCGGAGATTCGGGAATAATTCTTCTTACCTTCAACACCAAAGAAAAATATGACAGGCAAGATAGAACGGTGGATGTAATTTCAAACGCTTCAAATTCTCCTACAAAACTTCGTTTCAAAGGAGTGATTCAGGAAAATAAATCAGAAAAAAAAAGTAACAGGTAA
- a CDS encoding DUF1573 domain-containing protein, whose product MKKTILAIAAILFTAFITKAQTAAPAPAPAPQNTATVAPENPNAPDIIFENENIDYGTIENDADGNREFKFKNKGKEPLIIYSATGSCGCTVPTAPKDPIKPGETGVIKVHYDTKRVGSFEKTVTVSSNAKTPSKTLKIHGTVKAAPTPAGTVTASPSVPPTNPH is encoded by the coding sequence ATGAAAAAAACAATTCTTGCAATCGCGGCAATCCTGTTCACCGCGTTTATCACCAAAGCTCAAACAGCAGCACCGGCACCAGCTCCTGCTCCGCAAAACACAGCGACTGTTGCTCCTGAAAATCCAAATGCCCCGGACATTATTTTTGAAAATGAAAATATTGATTACGGAACAATAGAAAATGATGCAGACGGCAACCGCGAATTCAAATTCAAGAATAAAGGAAAAGAGCCGCTGATTATTTACAGTGCGACCGGTTCATGCGGATGCACGGTTCCTACTGCACCTAAAGACCCGATTAAACCGGGAGAAACCGGAGTAATCAAAGTTCACTACGATACAAAGCGCGTGGGAAGTTTTGAAAAAACTGTTACGGTTTCTTCCAATGCAAAAACTCCGAGCAAAACTTTGAAGATTCACGGCACCGTGAAGGCAGCTCCAACTCCTGCAGGAACTGTTACTGCTTCTCCGTCTGTTCCGCCAACAAATCCTCACTAA
- a CDS encoding DUF1573 domain-containing protein, with product MKKTILSLGILICIGILSGVEGSFAQEAPKTTPKQEPVKTAITPTPIAPPAQDAKANPNAPEITFEETAHDFATLQKGDECSHEFKFKNTGKEPLIISNCQASCGCTTPSCPKEPIAPGASGVIKIKYDSNRVGVFTKTVTITSNAKNSPLTLSIKGTIEGPAQEEAFPGTKNGGMGQ from the coding sequence ATGAAAAAAACAATTTTATCTCTCGGAATTTTAATTTGTATTGGAATCCTGAGCGGAGTCGAAGGATCTTTCGCACAGGAAGCACCCAAAACAACTCCGAAGCAGGAACCGGTCAAGACCGCCATTACGCCAACTCCGATTGCGCCTCCGGCACAGGATGCAAAAGCAAATCCCAATGCTCCTGAAATAACTTTTGAAGAAACTGCACACGATTTTGCAACACTTCAGAAAGGAGACGAATGCTCGCACGAATTCAAATTCAAAAATACCGGCAAAGAGCCGCTCATCATTTCGAATTGCCAGGCATCGTGCGGATGCACCACTCCTTCTTGTCCGAAAGAACCCATTGCTCCGGGTGCAAGCGGAGTCATCAAAATTAAATACGATAGTAACCGCGTGGGAGTTTTCACAAAAACAGTTACGATAACTTCAAACGCAAAAAATTCTCCTCTTACTCTTTCTATCAAAGGAACCATTGAAGGTCCTGCACAGGAAGAAGCCTTTCCCGGAACGAAAAACGGAGGAATGGGACAATAA
- a CDS encoding DUF1573 domain-containing protein, whose amino-acid sequence MKKFLYILLITGTSAIAQEKPNPPAPKPQVNPNASPTAAEITFEELSHDFGTVKKGSSIVYKFKYKNTGKEALVINECRAGCGCTKPHCSKEPLKHGKSDYIEVHYDSTRVGNFAKEVTISSNAKTPLVNLVIRGMVVEETEGTDAPAKDEEKMKSNENKK is encoded by the coding sequence ATGAAAAAATTTCTTTATATCCTTCTTATTACAGGAACATCTGCAATTGCTCAGGAGAAACCGAATCCGCCTGCGCCAAAACCACAGGTAAATCCCAATGCTTCGCCCACCGCAGCTGAAATAACTTTTGAAGAACTTTCACATGATTTCGGAACCGTGAAAAAAGGTTCGTCCATCGTTTATAAATTCAAATACAAAAACACCGGCAAAGAAGCGCTCGTGATTAATGAATGCCGTGCGGGATGCGGCTGCACCAAACCTCATTGCTCGAAGGAGCCGCTTAAGCATGGCAAATCAGATTACATAGAAGTGCATTACGACAGTACGCGCGTTGGAAATTTTGCCAAGGAGGTCACTATTTCTTCCAATGCGAAAACTCCTCTGGTAAATCTTGTAATCAGAGGCATGGTTGTTGAAGAAACGGAAGGAACCGATGCTCCTGCAAAGGATGAAGAAAAAATGAAATCGAACGAAAACAAGAAGTAA
- a CDS encoding M15 family metallopeptidase, whose product MIFGENIFSASVLPNLFSSAPTPTLPQRGRETGRGLTFLEQKLIAFGLMNINSLDTSIKVSLKYSTEDNFLHKNMYGELKNCYLQKEIAEKVVKAQKLLKEKYPFYSLIIYDGVRPLSIQQMMWDEVQVPEKLKDKYVSNPEVGSLHNFGCAVDVSIVNEEGWEMDMGTPYDYFGELGHPIAEQRMIDEGKLTWRQFENRKLLRDVMTEAGFTPITTEWWHFNGSSLKIAGEKYHIVD is encoded by the coding sequence ATGATATTCGGAGAGAATATTTTTTCGGCTTCAGTTTTACCGAATCTATTTTCATCTGCCCCCACCCCAACCCTCCCCCAACGGGGGAGGGAAACAGGGAGGGGGCTGACTTTCCTCGAACAAAAATTAATTGCGTTCGGCTTGATGAACATTAACTCGCTCGATACCTCTATAAAAGTTTCCCTGAAATATTCCACGGAAGATAATTTCCTTCACAAGAACATGTACGGAGAATTGAAAAATTGTTATTTGCAGAAAGAGATAGCAGAAAAAGTGGTGAAGGCGCAAAAACTATTGAAAGAAAAATATCCTTTCTATTCCTTAATTATATACGATGGTGTTCGCCCCCTTTCCATTCAGCAAATGATGTGGGATGAAGTTCAGGTTCCGGAAAAACTCAAAGATAAATATGTTTCCAATCCCGAAGTGGGTTCGCTTCACAACTTCGGCTGCGCGGTGGATGTGAGCATTGTGAATGAAGAAGGATGGGAAATGGATATGGGAACTCCTTACGATTATTTCGGAGAACTCGGGCATCCCATCGCGGAGCAAAGAATGATTGACGAAGGCAAACTCACGTGGCGTCAATTTGAAAACCGAAAACTTCTTCGTGATGTGATGACCGAAGCCGGCTTCACCCCCATCACCACCGAGTGGTGGCACTTCAATGGAAGTTCATTAAAAATTGCCGGAGAGAAATATCATATTGTAGATTAA
- a CDS encoding Re/Si-specific NAD(P)(+) transhydrogenase subunit alpha: MKIGVPKETKDRERRVAVTPDVAKTLIGKGFEVLVEEDAGFLSNFSNRQYRSVNANMITDRKQIFSESDVILMVNAPTPEEISRMKKEAVLISFMYAATHPDLVSACVKAGISAFSMDAVPRISRAQKMDALSSQTNLAAYKAVLLGANALGKVFPMMTTAAGTIRPAKVMIFGAGVAGLQAAATAKRLGAVVEVTDIRPETKEQVQSLGAKFIDVGKDESIKTEGGYVKTVSEEFLKRQREILTKHISEADIVITTALIPGKKSPVLVTREMVKTMMLGSVIVDMAVEQGGNCELSELNKSIVKEGVTIIGESNLASCLPMNASQMYAKNISELLLHLADKDKFKWEMEEDITKGSLIVHKGMAVHPSVSKPVNT, from the coding sequence ATGAAGATAGGAGTTCCGAAAGAAACAAAAGATCGCGAAAGGCGCGTAGCCGTAACACCCGATGTTGCTAAAACTTTAATCGGAAAAGGTTTTGAAGTGCTGGTGGAAGAAGACGCAGGTTTTCTCTCCAACTTTTCCAATCGTCAGTACCGAAGTGTGAATGCAAACATGATTACGGACCGCAAACAAATTTTTTCCGAATCGGATGTGATACTGATGGTGAACGCGCCAACGCCCGAAGAAATTTCCCGGATGAAGAAAGAAGCAGTGCTGATTTCCTTCATGTATGCCGCCACTCATCCTGATTTGGTAAGTGCATGCGTGAAAGCCGGCATCTCCGCATTCTCAATGGACGCAGTTCCGCGCATTTCGCGCGCGCAAAAAATGGATGCGTTGAGTTCTCAAACCAATCTTGCTGCATACAAAGCCGTCCTCCTTGGAGCCAACGCGCTTGGAAAAGTTTTTCCGATGATGACTACTGCGGCAGGAACTATCCGCCCCGCGAAGGTGATGATTTTCGGAGCGGGAGTGGCAGGACTACAGGCAGCAGCAACTGCCAAACGACTGGGAGCCGTGGTGGAAGTAACCGACATTCGCCCGGAAACAAAAGAGCAGGTTCAGTCGCTCGGTGCAAAATTTATTGACGTGGGAAAAGATGAATCCATCAAAACAGAAGGCGGATATGTAAAAACCGTATCGGAAGAATTTCTTAAACGCCAGCGGGAAATTCTTACCAAACATATTTCAGAAGCAGACATAGTAATCACAACGGCTCTCATCCCCGGAAAAAAATCTCCCGTGCTTGTTACGCGCGAAATGGTTAAAACAATGATGCTCGGTTCCGTAATCGTGGATATGGCTGTGGAACAAGGCGGCAACTGTGAACTCAGCGAACTAAATAAATCCATTGTAAAAGAAGGAGTCACCATTATTGGCGAAAGCAATCTTGCCAGCTGCCTGCCGATGAATGCCAGCCAGATGTACGCAAAAAATATCAGCGAACTTCTTTTACATCTTGCCGACAAAGACAAATTCAAATGGGAAATGGAAGAAGATATTACAAAAGGAAGTTTGATTGTGCATAAAGGAATGGCAGTACATCCCAGCGTATCGAAACCAGTTAATACTTAA
- a CDS encoding NAD(P) transhydrogenase subunit alpha: MDTILNFISDHQMTFYFVILSIFVGVEVIGNVPTVLHTPLMSGANAIHGVVIVGAIFVMLNVDSSNYFALALGFLAVLLGTLNVVGGFVVTDRMLEMFKKKK, from the coding sequence ATGGACACAATTCTAAATTTTATTTCAGATCATCAGATGACTTTTTACTTCGTCATCCTTTCCATCTTCGTGGGAGTGGAAGTGATTGGAAATGTTCCAACCGTTCTGCACACGCCACTGATGTCAGGTGCAAATGCAATTCACGGTGTAGTGATTGTAGGCGCCATCTTCGTCATGCTGAATGTTGATTCATCAAATTATTTTGCTCTTGCTTTAGGTTTTCTCGCTGTCCTTTTAGGAACACTCAATGTTGTTGGAGGATTTGTGGTCACAGACAGAATGCTGGAAATGTTTAAGAAGAAAAAATAA
- a CDS encoding NAD(P)(+) transhydrogenase (Re/Si-specific) subunit beta, whose translation MYSSILGIVYLLGSVTFVMGLKMMSNPKTARNGNLLGACGMTIAIVGTIVLHEGEVKPIVYGLIFAAIAIGTVIGWMTAKKVLMTKMPELVSLFNGMGGACAALISLIEFNHHVETGASTETGFMLAIIAALIIGSVSFSGSMIAFLKLNGTMAKPIRLPSYNMLNNAVMVGVLGFGAYLIYSGGNLPLVYLLFASALLYGILFTIPIGGADMPVVISLLNSFTGMAAGFGGFLYDNKIMLTGGILVGSAGTLLTILMCRAMNRPLSNVIFGAFGEGSKAAAAGATTAGGSVKEASVTDAAVMMNYAKKVVIVPGYGLAVAQAQHVIHELEMLLEERGVEVKYAIHPVAGRMPGHMNVLLAEANVDYGKLVEMDEINPQFDTTDVVLIVGANDVVNPAAKTNPASPIYGMPILEAEKAKNIIINKRSMNAGYAGIDNELFYNPKSSMFFGDAKKALTELVAELKTM comes from the coding sequence ATGTACTCTTCAATCCTCGGAATAGTTTACCTCCTCGGCTCAGTAACTTTTGTGATGGGATTAAAAATGATGAGCAATCCGAAGACCGCGCGCAACGGAAATCTTTTGGGCGCCTGCGGAATGACCATTGCCATTGTCGGAACAATTGTTTTGCACGAAGGAGAAGTAAAACCCATTGTGTACGGATTAATTTTTGCCGCCATTGCAATTGGAACAGTGATTGGATGGATGACAGCGAAAAAAGTTTTGATGACGAAAATGCCCGAACTCGTTTCCCTCTTCAACGGAATGGGAGGCGCCTGCGCAGCTTTAATTTCTCTAATTGAATTCAATCATCATGTTGAAACAGGCGCATCGACAGAAACAGGATTCATGCTCGCCATCATTGCCGCACTCATCATCGGCTCGGTTTCTTTTTCAGGAAGCATGATTGCTTTTCTGAAACTGAACGGCACAATGGCAAAACCAATTCGTCTTCCTTCTTACAATATGCTCAACAATGCAGTGATGGTGGGCGTGCTCGGCTTTGGCGCATATTTAATTTATTCGGGAGGAAATCTTCCGCTGGTTTATCTGCTCTTTGCTTCTGCCCTGCTCTACGGAATTCTTTTCACCATTCCCATTGGAGGAGCAGATATGCCCGTGGTAATTTCCTTGCTCAACTCATTCACCGGAATGGCTGCCGGCTTCGGAGGATTTTTATACGATAATAAAATTATGCTCACCGGTGGAATCCTGGTTGGCTCAGCAGGAACGCTGCTTACCATATTAATGTGCCGCGCCATGAACCGCCCGCTTTCGAATGTAATCTTTGGCGCATTTGGCGAAGGAAGCAAAGCAGCCGCTGCCGGAGCAACAACTGCAGGAGGCAGTGTGAAAGAAGCATCGGTAACAGATGCTGCGGTGATGATGAACTATGCAAAGAAAGTGGTGATTGTTCCCGGTTACGGATTAGCAGTTGCTCAGGCGCAGCATGTAATTCATGAACTGGAAATGCTTCTCGAAGAAAGAGGCGTGGAAGTTAAATATGCCATTCATCCCGTAGCAGGGCGAATGCCCGGGCACATGAATGTGCTGCTTGCCGAAGCGAATGTGGATTATGGAAAACTCGTTGAGATGGATGAAATCAATCCCCAGTTTGACACCACCGATGTTGTTTTAATTGTGGGAGCGAACGATGTAGTGAACCCCGCTGCAAAAACAAATCCTGCTTCTCCCATTTACGGAATGCCGATTCTCGAAGCGGAAAAAGCAAAGAACATCATCATTAACAAACGCTCGATGAACGCGGGCTATGCCGGCATTGACAATGAACTTTTCTACAACCCAAAGTCAAGCATGTTTTTCGGTGATGCGAAAAAAGCGCTTACTGAATTAGTGGCTGAGTTGAAGACAATGTAA
- a CDS encoding PIN domain-containing protein, producing MKFYIDTSVFGGYFDAEFSAETKLFFKELLNAEHTAVVSVEVIREIIKAHERVSGLLLSILEKKTEVILFDERIISLANKYVEEGALTKRYVSDALHIACATITKADVLVSWNFTHMVNFFRIKQYNEINRKFGYQNIDIRSPKEVTQKKNNSKAEESSVYYGKSIPAMQTVRAIRDELGELYWKNPTAYIEESNKFTKEFVEKHFAQKTKHSD from the coding sequence ATGAAATTTTACATTGACACTTCTGTGTTTGGCGGATACTTTGATGCGGAATTTTCAGCAGAGACAAAATTATTTTTTAAAGAGTTATTGAATGCTGAGCACACGGCTGTTGTGTCAGTTGAAGTAATAAGAGAAATAATTAAAGCGCATGAAAGAGTGAGCGGGCTTTTACTTTCGATTCTGGAAAAGAAAACTGAAGTTATTTTGTTTGATGAAAGAATCATTTCCCTTGCTAATAAATATGTAGAAGAAGGCGCCCTTACAAAACGCTACGTCAGCGATGCGCTTCATATTGCCTGCGCCACTATAACCAAAGCCGATGTGCTGGTGAGTTGGAACTTTACTCACATGGTAAACTTTTTTCGCATCAAACAGTATAACGAGATAAATCGTAAATTTGGATATCAGAATATAGATATAAGAAGCCCGAAAGAAGTGACACAGAAAAAAAATAATTCAAAAGCCGAAGAATCTTCGGTGTATTATGGAAAAAGCATTCCCGCCATGCAAACGGTGCGTGCGATACGTGATGAACTGGGTGAATTATACTGGAAAAATCCAACTGCTTATATCGAAGAATCAAACAAATTCACAAAAGAGTTTGTTGAAAAACATTTCGCTCAGAAAACCAAACACTCAGATTAA
- a CDS encoding tail fiber domain-containing protein, whose product MKKIISLIPLLSLIPLISLSQNVGINPTGATPNSSAGLDVDFTNKGVLIPRVALTGVNDAATIPSPATSLIVYNNGSGGLSPAGYYYNSNTPGSPVWSQLLNGGTSFCSGAAANYVTKFTSASAICNSIIYDNGTNVGISTTSPGKKLDVQGGTSFGAGTFQSGAVTDIGNAGIDYPGNGGWAGSYNSNLLLSGLDYTTISFHDAGATVGELGHVSNNFFFDGGQAWGPVSLGINTRAPNLKMEILSGNSDGIVMGQQYDNTNTIQTYIDGQWTNRATYAGGCCNKLLLQPDVGEVAIGTTSAAEKLEVNGNMKFTGWAHLYNGSSNFHIDASSTGSMYLNYYSGANVFFGTGASNVTGVWTSAGNVGIGTTGPAVRCEIVSGNNTEFLRMNRSAGNPFQILFGDNLAGEANADGVVYFEIGGSESYVMGGHTMPDSDNGRLLGTSAHRWQEVWAANGVIQTSDIREKENIKSAPYGLSEIMKLNPISFTWKKFPLQNTKLGFSAQELQQVIPEVVRIPDNPDAPLGIMYSDLIPVLTKAIQQQQKMIEQLQQSNTNLAQRMKSMEEKAQK is encoded by the coding sequence ATGAAAAAAATTATCTCCCTTATTCCCCTTCTTTCCCTTATCCCCCTTATCTCCCTCTCGCAGAATGTGGGAATCAATCCCACCGGTGCAACTCCAAATTCTTCCGCAGGGCTCGATGTGGATTTCACCAACAAAGGAGTTCTCATTCCGCGCGTGGCGCTCACCGGAGTGAATGATGCGGCAACCATTCCATCGCCCGCCACCAGTTTAATCGTGTACAACAACGGCAGCGGTGGATTATCTCCGGCAGGATATTATTACAACAGCAACACTCCGGGTTCTCCTGTGTGGTCGCAACTCCTGAATGGCGGAACAAGTTTTTGTTCGGGTGCGGCTGCCAACTATGTAACCAAGTTTACTTCCGCTTCTGCCATCTGCAATTCCATTATATACGATAACGGAACCAATGTGGGAATATCCACGACAAGCCCGGGTAAAAAATTAGATGTTCAGGGCGGAACTTCTTTCGGTGCCGGCACTTTTCAAAGCGGTGCGGTGACGGATATAGGAAATGCAGGCATAGATTATCCCGGCAATGGCGGTTGGGCGGGTTCTTACAACAGCAACTTATTGCTCTCGGGGCTTGATTACACCACCATTTCTTTTCACGATGCCGGTGCAACCGTTGGCGAACTTGGCCACGTGAGCAACAATTTCTTTTTTGACGGAGGGCAGGCATGGGGTCCTGTAAGTTTGGGAATTAACACAAGAGCGCCAAATTTAAAAATGGAAATATTATCCGGCAACAGCGATGGCATTGTAATGGGGCAGCAATACGATAACACCAATACCATTCAAACGTATATTGACGGGCAATGGACTAACCGCGCCACCTATGCAGGCGGATGCTGCAACAAACTTCTGCTTCAGCCCGATGTGGGTGAAGTGGCAATCGGAACAACAAGCGCAGCAGAAAAACTGGAAGTCAATGGCAACATGAAATTCACAGGATGGGCGCACCTGTATAACGGCTCTTCCAATTTTCACATAGATGCATCTTCAACCGGAAGCATGTACCTGAATTATTATTCGGGCGCAAATGTTTTTTTTGGAACAGGAGCCAGCAACGTTACTGGCGTATGGACATCAGCAGGAAATGTGGGCATTGGAACTACAGGCCCTGCTGTGCGATGTGAAATTGTTTCGGGCAACAACACCGAGTTTCTCCGCATGAACCGCAGTGCAGGAAATCCGTTTCAAATATTATTCGGTGACAACCTTGCCGGAGAAGCAAATGCGGATGGTGTTGTGTATTTCGAAATTGGCGGAAGCGAATCGTATGTGATGGGCGGGCACACCATGCCGGATTCAGATAATGGTCGCCTGCTTGGAACATCAGCGCACCGCTGGCAGGAAGTGTGGGCGGCAAACGGAGTTATTCAAACCTCTGATATAAGAGAAAAGGAAAACATTAAAAGTGCTCCTTATGGGCTCAGCGAAATAATGAAACTTAACCCCATAAGTTTTACATGGAAAAAGTTTCCGCTGCAAAATACTAAACTTGGTTTTTCGGCTCAGGAGTTGCAGCAGGTAATTCCTGAAGTGGTAAGAATTCCCGATAACCCGGATGCCCCGCTTGGAATTATGTACAGCGATTTAATCCCTGTGCTTACAAAAGCAATTCAGCAGCAGCAGAAAATGATTGAGCAACTTCAGCAATCCAATACAAACCTTGCGCAAAGAATGAAATCAATGGAAGAGAAAGCGCAGAAGTAA
- a CDS encoding LytTR family transcriptional regulator DNA-binding domain-containing protein — protein sequence MAPKLPLKDLKGVTHFEPPEEILRLEARKQYTAFIFNDGTEWLQNGCLAYWCERIQPTGLFCRVYRSHAVRVSEIEGKDACGNLLLKNGTKIPLSDEYKEELSKMLPLL from the coding sequence ATGGCTCCAAAACTTCCGCTCAAAGACCTGAAAGGCGTTACGCATTTTGAACCGCCCGAAGAAATACTTCGCCTCGAAGCGCGCAAGCAATACACCGCTTTTATTTTTAATGACGGCACGGAATGGCTTCAGAACGGCTGCCTCGCTTACTGGTGCGAACGCATACAGCCCACCGGCTTGTTTTGCCGCGTGTACCGCTCGCATGCAGTGCGCGTTTCTGAAATTGAAGGAAAAGATGCCTGCGGAAATCTCCTGCTGAAAAACGGAACAAAAATTCCTCTCTCCGATGAATACAAGGAGGAACTTTCGAAAATGCTTCCCCTTCTTTAA